In a genomic window of Rhopalosiphum maidis isolate BTI-1 chromosome 4, ASM367621v3, whole genome shotgun sequence:
- the LOC113557335 gene encoding dolichyl-diphosphooligosaccharide--protein glycosyltransferase subunit 1 — protein sequence MILLHLFLVAITISTTFSIEVNPKIFINNAECLVDLSTQLVKGECRLSLENNDDKPVNSILYAFEPSIKSHISFISAHQVFESNRLSLNVKPVTLPGHEDKQFYQIDFNVSRPLRSKGRAPLVVEYVLINALYPHPEEITQKDRQLMMFYGNAYLYSPYKSLKSSVKFQTGTRRIEDYTNINPVSLSSGDIVYGPFGSLEPFAYSQISLHYDNNTPFLKATKLTRTIELSHWGNVAVTEVIDLVHHGAKLKGSFSRYDYQRETNSGISSVKSFKMYLPASATSVYYRDVIGNISTSNQRTLLDSVELDIRPRFPLFGGWKTHYTIGYNVPAYEYLYNNGEDYFLKMRLIDHLYDNMIIEDVTVRIILPEGSVDLDLKTTHPIVRLPDGLHYTYLDTIGRPTIQLQMSNVVESHISDFELKYKFPKVFMFHEPLIVIVAIYILFLTVIIWVRLDFSIAKDGQSETRQRISGIMSAIMHHFERRASIYSSWDETLNKLKHSKDIGAYNTASKQIQADYKNESTSINELTTKLKNESSELSDKFNEVQKAEKNLKELFGQTQSLYIDKLITGKVGRNQFVDLDSGLKQKKDECQEKINQLLKSLN from the coding sequence atgattttgctCCACCTATTTTTAGTGGCAATTACTATTTCTACTACTTTTTCAATTGAAGTGaatcctaaaatatttataaataatgcagAATGCTTAGTAGATTTAAGCACCCAATTAGTTAAAGGAGAATGTCGTCTTTCTTTGGAAAATAATGATGACAAGCCAGTGAACTCTATTTTGTATGCATTTGAACCTTCAATTAAAAGCCACATTTCATTCATTTCGGCTCATCAAGTATTTGAATCCAATCGCTTGAGTTTAAATGTTAAACCAGTGACATTACCTGGACACGAAGATAAACAGTTTtatcaaattgattttaatgtatCTCGACCATTGCGATCAAAAGGCCGAGCACCACTTGTAGtcgaatatgttttaattaatgctTTGTATCCCCATCCTGAagaaataactcaaaaagatAGACAGTTGATGATGTTTTATGGAAATGCTTATTTGTATTCACCATACAAAAGTCTTAAGTCTTCTGTTAAATTCCAAACTGGAACAAGACGGATAGAAGATTACACCAATATCAACCCAGTATCATTGAGCTCTGGAGATATCGTTTATGGGCCCTTTGGTTCATTAGAACCATTTGCATACTCTCAAATTAGTttacattatgataataatactccATTTTTAAAAGCTACCAAATTAACTAGAACTATTGAATTATCTCATTGGGGAAATGTTGCTGTTACTGAAGTCATTGACCTTGTTCATCATGGTGCTAAATTAAAAGGTTCATTTTCTCGTTATGATTACCAACGTGAAACTAATAGTGGAATATCTAGTGTTAAATCGTTCAAAATGTACCTTCCAGCTTCAGCAACTAGTGTTTATTATAGAGATGTCATTGGTAACATATCAACATCAAATCAAAGGACACTTTTAGACTCTGTTGAGTTGGATATTCGACCAAGATTCCCTCTATTTGGGGGTTGGAAAACTCATTATACAATTGGTTATAATGTACCCGCTTACGAATATCTGTACAACAATGgtgaagattattttttaaaaatgcgaCTTATtgatcatttatatgataatatgataattgaaGATGTAACAGTACGTATTATTCTTCCTGAAGGATCAGTAGACTTAGATCTAAAAACAACACATCCAATTGTACGTTTACCAGATGGCTTGCACTATACATACTTGGATACCATTGGCAGGCCAACTATACAATTGCAAATGTCAAATGTTGTAGAAAGTCATATTAGTGATTTTgaactaaaatacaaattccCTAAAGTCTTTATGTTCCATGAACCGTTGATTGTAATTGTtgccatttatattttatttttgactgtAATTATTTGGGTTCGTTTGGACTTTTCAATAGCCAAGGATGGACAAAGTGAAACACGTCAACGTATATCTGGAATAATGAGTGCAATTATGCATCATTTTGAACGAAGAGCTTCCATTTATAGTTCTTGGGATGAgactttgaataaattaaaacattccaAAGATATTGGTGCATATAATACTGCATCAAAACAAATTCAAGCTGATTACAAAAATGAGTCGActagcatcaatgaattaactactaagttaaaaaatgaatcatcAGAACTATCGGATAAATTTAATGAGGTTCAAAAggcagaaaaaaatttaaaagaacttTTTGGACAGACGCAGTctttatatattgataaacttATAACGGGTAAGGTTGGAAGAAATCAGTTTGTTGATTTGGATAGTGGtctcaaacaaaaaaaagacgAATGTCaagaaaaaatcaatcaattacTAAAATCGTTGAATTAG
- the LOC113557337 gene encoding protein FAM50 homolog: MAHYKGAASEAGRAMQLMKKRELAQAEIELRKKKIEEEMKLSNIENKFAKHYDSLEAQLKSSTIGLVTLDEMKAKQETVVQERAKRLVQKEKEVEFEKQRQLAAKLEEKRRQQQKIKALSFIEDMSEESEVEEDIEEAEEEPNFQPLPKKIKKNPDVDTSFLPDRDRESEENCLRETLRQEWTDKQKCLKEEEISITFSYWDGSGHRRTIVMKKGNTIYQFLQKALEQLRREFGELKTIMADQLMYVKEDLILPHHYSFYDFIVAKARGKSGPLFTFGVHDDIRMVSDASLEKEDSHAGKVLLRNWYERNKHIFPASRWEPFDPLKTFAKYTIKDKTQKHEATQKN, translated from the coding sequence ATGGCACACTATAAAGGAGCCGCTAGTGAAGCTGGCCGTGCTATGCAATTGATGAAGAAACGGGAGCTTGCTCAAGCCGAAATTGAGTTACgtaagaaaaaaatcgaaGAAGAAATGAAACtttcaaatattgaaaataagttTGCCAAACATTATGACTCGTTAGAAGCACAACTCAAGAGCTCCACTATTGGTTTGGTGACTCTCGATGAAATGAAAGCTAAACAAGAGACAGTTGTCCAAGAAAGAGCTAAGAGATTAgtacaaaaagaaaaagaagtgGAATTTGAAAAGCAAAGACAGTTAGCGGCAAAATTAGAAGAAAAAAGAAGACAGCAACAAAAGATAAAAGCATTGTCATTTATTGAAGATATGTCTGAAGAAAGTGAAGTTGAAGAGGATATAGAAGAGGCAGAAGAAGAACCTAATTTTCAACctttacctaaaaaaataaaaaaaaaccctgaTGTTGATACTAGTTTTTTACCAGATCGTGATAGAGAATCTgaagaaaattgtttaagaGAAACATTAAGACAAGAATGGActgataaacaaaaatgctTAAAAGAAGAAGAAATTAGTATTACGTTTAGTTACTGGGATGGTTCAGGTCATAGACGTACAATTGTTATGAAAAaaggtaatacaatttatcaatttttacaaaaagcaCTGGAACAATTACGTCGAGAATTTGGAGAGCTCAAAACTATAATGGCTGACCAATTAATGTATGTTAAAGAAGATCTGATATTACCACaccattattcattttatgattttattgttgCTAAAGCAAGAGGTAAAAGTGGTCCACTATTCACGTTCGGTGTACATGATGATATTCGAATGGTTAGTGATGCAAGTTTAGAGAAAGAAGACTCGCATGCAGGCAAGGTATTGCTAAGAAATTGGTATGAAAggaacaaacatatttttcctgCTAGTCGATGGGAACCATTTGATCCTTTAAAGACATTTGCCAAGTATACAATTAAAGACAAAACACAGAAACATGAAGCAacacaaaaaaactaa